CAGCAGGTCGCCGGCCGTGATGATACCGATGCGCGCCAGACTGGCGGCGCGCGCCGGTCCCACCCCCTTGAGGTACGTGACCGGGGTGTCGAGCGTCAGGCGTGGTGCCGGACGCGCGGGCGGGCGTCGCCGACGCGCCTCCGCATCCGGGTCACCGCGCGACATCACGACTCGACCAGCTCCCGCGCGTACTCGCCGGCATCGAAGGGCTCGAGATCGCCGATCTGCTCGCCCAGCCCGACATACTTGACGGGCACGTTGAGCGCCTCGTGCACGGCCACGACGATGCCGCCCTTGGCCGTGCCATCGAGCTTGGTGACGACCACGCCCGTGACCGGCACCGCCGCCGAGAAGGTGCGCGCCTGCGACAGCGCGTTCTGACCGATGGTGCCATCGAGCACGAGCAGAATCTCGTGCGGTGCGTCGGGGAGCCGTTTACCGATCACCCGATGAATCTTGCGCAGCTCCGTCATCAGGTCGTCACTCGTGTGGAGGCGCCCCGCCGTATCCACGATGATCAGATCCACACCGCGGGTGATGCCGGCATCCACGGCGTCGTAGGCGACACTCGCCGGATCGCTCCCCGGCGCACCGCCCACAAAGTCCACGCCCGAGCGCTCGGCCCATACGCGTAACTGGTCGATGGCGCCGGCACGGAAGGTATCGGCAGCCCCGAGCAACACCCGCTTTCCCTGAGCACGGAAGGCCGCCGAGAGCTTGCCGATGAAGGTGGTCTTGCCGGCGCCGTTGACCCCGATCACCAGGAGCACGGTGGGGCCACCGGGGTTGAGGCGCAGTGCCGGATCGCTGTTGCCCTTGCGGAGCGCCGCTTCCACGCCGTCGGCCAGCGCCCGTCGGAACTCCTGCTCGGTCTTGACCTCGCCCCGCTTGTGGCGCCGTTCGACCTCGGCCACAAGCGCCAGCGACGTGGGGACACCGAAGTCGCTCTCGATGAGCAGCGTTTCGAGCTGCTCAAGCGAGCCGTCGTCCACTCCCCGGAAGAGCACGGACATGTCGGTGGTGACAACATCCTTGAAGCGCTGCCAGAGCGAGCGCTTGGGCACATCGTCCTTTCGGCGGAACAGTCGAGCCATCAGCCTCTATACCTTCGTCGGTGGATTAGTCGAAAGCCGCGCGTCAGCGCTGACCGGAAGACCGGCGCGCAATCCACTCGGCGCACAACAGCAGCAACGCCAGCACGAACGGCCAGCCGGCGTCGGCGAGCCGCGGTGTATCGGAGCCGGCAGCGCCGGCGGTGAGCGGCCCGGCGGCCACAGCCGGAGCCTTGGGCAGCCACTCCCGCGCCGCGTTCACGATGAGCACGCTGCGCCCGCCCGCGGTTTCCACGTCGTACACCGCAGCGGGCAACGCGGGCGTGGCCGTTTCGGCTCGGGCACCGAAGCGCAGCACGAGCGAGTCCGGCGCGGCGGGGAGCAGTGACGCGCCGCGGGCGGTCAGCCGCACGATCACCACGGAATCGGCACCGCCGCGGCGCCACGATACGGCATCGCCGGCGCGGATCACCCCGGGTACCGGGCGCGCAGCACGGACATCACCGCGACCCGCCGAAGCCCAGTCGAAGATGGCCCCCCAGAGCGCCGTAAAGGCCTCACGGCTGCGGCCACCGCGCAGTGCCCACCCGGCGTATCCCGAGCCGGAAACGACTACCGTGCGCATGCCGCCGGCCGACCGTGTGGATATGGCCGGTTGTGCCTCGCCTCGCTTGCTCAGGCGCACCGTGAGCACGGTCTCGTCTCCGCGCGCAGCCCCGGCGAGGGTCACCGGCGGGAGCGAGTCGAAGGGCAAGGCCGCCAGTGCGGCCATGAGCGGTGAGGCCGGGGCCGCCGCCGCATACCACTCGGGGGTGCGTGTGAGTTCGCCGGCGCGCGCGATCTGGGTGGGCGGTGCGGGGAGCCACAGCACACGTGAGGCCGTGGCGGCACCGGCGACGGGACGCCACGCGGTATCGCCGTGCACGATCAGCATCCCCGCGGTGGCAGCGCGCGCCTTGACCTCCGCCTCGGTAATGGGCGCCAACGCCCCCTCGACGCGCCAGACATTGGGGGCCAGCCGCAAGTAGGCGCGGGTGGGCACGTCGAGTGCACCACGCAGCACGGTGAGCGCTTCGCGCACATCGATATCGGGGGCGGTAGACACGAAGACGGCCGACGGCCGATCGCCCACTTCCATGGCCACGGCGAGCGTGTCATTGCGCCCTTCCGCGTCACCCGTGGACTCGACGATCGCCTGCACAACGGCCACGCGATCGCCGCGCGCAACGACCAGCGGGACGGTAAGGCGCGTGCTGGCAAACGGGGCCAACGGCGGCAGCGGGGAGGAAGCGGCTTCGCTGCCGTCCATGCGCAATCGCAGCATCCCCTCGGCCGTGGCCACGCCGCCCGCGACCACCGTGATGGCCGCCGAGACGGTATCGCCACCCGTTACCGAGTACGGCACGACGAGTTCCGCCACGGCCACATCGCGGCGCGGCGGCGTAGTGAGGCGCACCACCCGCGACCCCGGCGGCGCTTCGCGGAGCGCGTCGGCATCGTCGACTTCCCCATCGGTCACCAGGACGAGACTGCGCCCAAGTGATGCCGCCCGGTCGACGGCCGGTCGCGTACGGGACGCGCCGTCACGTGGTGTCGTGGCGGCGACCTCGTTGGCCGTGGCGTCGCGCAGCGAGTCCCCCACCAGCACGAGTGCGGCGTCGGTTGGCAGCGCGCGCAGCGCACTGTCTGCCACGGCCTGGCGCCAGCGCTGCACGAAGGTGCTTTCGTCACCCACGGCACGTCGCCACGACGCGGACACGTCGAGGGCAACGAGTGGTGCACGGGGAACGGTGCGCCCCATGGGGGCGCCAACGAGCAGCGCCGCCACCAGTGCCACGGCCGCGGCGCGCAGGGCGGCCAGCGCCCAGTGGCGTGCCGTGCCGTACGTGCGGCCGGCGCGCAGCGGCAGCCCGTACGCGAGCCAGGCCGCCAGCAGACCAAGCGCAATGGCTACGACCCAGCGAATCACAGAACGAAGCTCATGGGGGAGTCAGGCGGGGCATGCGGCGAAGAATGGGCACGGGGCAGAAGAATCGCGATTCCTCTGCCCCGCATGCTGGTTCGGTCGTTCGGCGGCGACGACGTGGTACACGAGATACGCCGTGTCTCGTCGTTCTGCTCGGTGGTCAGTCGCCGTTGGGGCGCGTGGAGACGGGACGCACAGCCAGCCGTGGCGTTGGATTCGCCAGCTCGGCGAAAAGCCGCGCTTTGAGCTCCTCGAAGGCGCGTCGCTGTGTTGCCGCAAGCGGCTCACCGCTCTGATTCTTGAGCGCGACACGCGGGTCGCGATGCACCCCGTTGACCAGGACCTCGAAGTGGAGATGCGGCGCCGTGGAGAGACCGGTGCTCCCCACCTGCCCGATGGTCTGGGCGATGCTGACCGACTGTCCGGAGCGGACGTTGATGGCCCTCAGATGGCCGTACCGGGTGACGAATCCGTTGGTGTGCCGGATTTCGATGGTCTTGCCGTAGCCACCCTTCCAGCCGGCAAAGAGCACGCGGCCATTGCCGAGCGCGCGCACCGGGGTGCCCGCGGCGGCGGCGTAGTCCATGCCCTGGTGCCGACGGAGCGTACCAAGAATGGGATGACGACGCAGGCCGAACACGCTGGAGATGCGGCGGAAGGCCAACGGCGCGCGCAGGAACGCCGCACGCATTGCCTTCCCTTCCCCGTCGAAATACGCCGGCCGATTCCCCTGCGTGAAGCGCATGGTTTCCACCGGCTTGCCGTCGACGGTAATGCGGGCTGCGATGATGTCTCCCGGCCGCACGAGGCCGTTCTCGGCGGTCTGTCGCTCGACGAGCACGCGGACGGAGTCGTTCTTCTGCAGGTCGCGGCTGAGGTCGACGCGATATTCGAGGATATCGGCCAAGGCGTAGGCCAACTCGGTGCGCTGCCGTTCCGGAAACGCCTGAGCGCCATCGGCCAAGGCGCCGGTGAGCGTGGAGGTGACCACCCCACCTACCACGACGGTATCGGTGGTCCACTGGAGCGTTTCCTCGCGCTCCACCCAGGGCTGACCGAAGAGGCGCGTAAAGCGGACGGCGCGATCAACGGCCAACTGCAGGACCACTTCGGACGCCCCCGAATCGGGGTCGACCTTGGTGGTGATGGTGGTGCCGGCGCGAACTTTTCGCGGGTCGAGTGCCGAGGCTACGCGGAGCGCCTCGGCGGCCTCTTCGGGTGCGAGGCCCGCACGCTCGA
The DNA window shown above is from Gemmatimonas sp. and carries:
- the ftsY gene encoding signal recognition particle-docking protein FtsY — protein: MARLFRRKDDVPKRSLWQRFKDVVTTDMSVLFRGVDDGSLEQLETLLIESDFGVPTSLALVAEVERRHKRGEVKTEQEFRRALADGVEAALRKGNSDPALRLNPGGPTVLLVIGVNGAGKTTFIGKLSAAFRAQGKRVLLGAADTFRAGAIDQLRVWAERSGVDFVGGAPGSDPASVAYDAVDAGITRGVDLIIVDTAGRLHTSDDLMTELRKIHRVIGKRLPDAPHEILLVLDGTIGQNALSQARTFSAAVPVTGVVVTKLDGTAKGGIVVAVHEALNVPVKYVGLGEQIGDLEPFDAGEYARELVES
- a CDS encoding M23 family metallopeptidase codes for the protein MTTTRTLLVAAGCLGIGAAVIALGRPVQERPAASVLAAGPRVSVAARWRLKVDTIRRGEPLTVALERAGLAPEEAAEALRVASALDPRKVRAGTTITTKVDPDSGASEVVLQLAVDRAVRFTRLFGQPWVEREETLQWTTDTVVVGGVVTSTLTGALADGAQAFPERQRTELAYALADILEYRVDLSRDLQKNDSVRVLVERQTAENGLVRPGDIIAARITVDGKPVETMRFTQGNRPAYFDGEGKAMRAAFLRAPLAFRRISSVFGLRRHPILGTLRRHQGMDYAAAAGTPVRALGNGRVLFAGWKGGYGKTIEIRHTNGFVTRYGHLRAINVRSGQSVSIAQTIGQVGSTGLSTAPHLHFEVLVNGVHRDPRVALKNQSGEPLAATQRRAFEELKARLFAELANPTPRLAVRPVSTRPNGD